Genomic DNA from Spirochaetota bacterium:
ACTACGATTTCTCCGGCTTCGTCTTCCCGCGCGACGTGAACCTCGGCGACATGGGATTCGCACGCGGCATACCGGTCTCATTCGCCGGCGCCCGCTTCGCCTACGGCATGCGCATGGACCTCGAGCGCTTGGATAACGACATCGATTTCTCGAACGTCATCTTCACGCGAGCGGCATCGTTCTCGAACAACACGTTCTTCGGGAGCATACGCTTCAGCCGCGCCGAATTCAGGGCGGACACATCGTTCGCGCTCACTGTCGTCCGCGGGAATGCACGGTTCGACGGGGCCGTGTTCTACGGCAAGGCCGACTTCTCCAATATCGACATCCAGAAGGAGACGTCGTTCGCCGGCGTCAAATTCGTGAAGGAAGCGGCATTCAGCGGCGCCGTGTTCGGAGCGGCCACCGATTTCGAGAAGGCGGTATTCAACGAGGACGCGAATTTCGCCAACGCATCGTTCATTGCGGATACGAAGTTCTCGTACGGCTCATTCCACGGCAAAGGCATTTTTGCGAATGCGCACTTCATCGGCCCCTCGACGTTCACAAAAACGGATTTTTACAAGGAATCAAATTTTTCCAACGCCGTGTTCGTCACCTACCCCGACGTGCGCGAGGCGCGCTTCAATGTCCGTCTCGATTTCATGTCAAAGATAAAACGCGCCGGCCGCCGCGGCGTACGATGAACCGTCCGCTCGGGACGTTCCCGAATCATCACGTAAGAAAATAAAACCACGGAGGGCACAGAGAATGCAATGAAGCGTATGGAGAACAACGCACAGCAGGTATCATCTTTCGGGTGAAAATGTTCAGCTGCCCTTCCGTTCTTTCTCG
This window encodes:
- a CDS encoding pentapeptide repeat-containing protein, whose translation is MMRPCDYRMRDGRICARSSLPEDDYCILHSSFETKEVTAFNAEMKALLKAKNYDFSGFVFPRDVNLGDMGFARGIPVSFAGARFAYGMRMDLERLDNDIDFSNVIFTRAASFSNNTFFGSIRFSRAEFRADTSFALTVVRGNARFDGAVFYGKADFSNIDIQKETSFAGVKFVKEAAFSGAVFGAATDFEKAVFNEDANFANASFIADTKFSYGSFHGKGIFANAHFIGPSTFTKTDFYKESNFSNAVFVTYPDVREARFNVRLDFMSKIKRAGRRGVR